From the genome of Raphanus sativus cultivar WK10039 unplaced genomic scaffold, ASM80110v3 Scaffold4531, whole genome shotgun sequence:
CTCTGTGATGATCTAAAAATGATGTACAGCTACATCAATGATCCACATTATCTCTGGTATACATTGAACAATAGATACTCAGAAATGTTCTTGCATAAAGCAGAAAAAGAATGGCGAGAAATAAAGTTCCAGAATTATGAATCTGTGAACAAGTATGACTCTGACCTTATGAGAATCGCCTACACTCTCAACCTATTTGGAGAGTCGACAACCAACAGGGATAAGCTCACCAAGACTCGTGAGACTATCCATCCGAGTGATGCGATATCTTTATATCACGCCAGTAAGTGTACTACTTACTTTGATCTACTCGACAAACTGTTGGAAattgagaagaaaaagaaaacaaaggcaGAGAACATCAAGCAATTTGATGAGATCTTAAGCATACATAAGCTGAGACAAGAGTTTGATTTGAGTATTCCTGAAGCTGGAGAAGAACAAACCGAGTGGACTCATGTAGATAATGAGCTTGATCTATTCATTGAATAAGAATCAATGTAAGTCATATCCAAAGTGTTAAAAGGAATGGccggttttgttttatttttattttgacatcctgaatttttatttatgatttggttttcattttatttcatCTTGTCATCTCTGGAAagcattaataaaattttattacaatctttgattgaaaaatgacaaGAAAATTTCGAAAACCAGTATGTCTTGAAGAGACAAATCCTATGGCATTTCCCTAAGGAGGGACGATTTTATTCACTCAAAATGAAAGccccattaatttattttgaatggtTTCGAATGGGCTAAGGACAGAAATGTTCTTTCTGTgtatgtaaaagaaaatttgccAAAGGTATAAATGATCAAGAATAAAATTCTCCATGTTGATCTAGACTATGCaaatgatcaatatgataaGGAACAATGGCTTttggtaaccagtaaggttagccacgaaattatacttaatggtatgaccggattagccatccgaaataaattttaaaatctgat
Proteins encoded in this window:
- the LOC130507446 gene encoding uncharacterized protein LOC130507446, which produces MNTSGRLKLRGVWKCTKWDNDTPACERSYALKITKDKLCDDLKMMYSYINDPHYLWYTLNNRYSEMFLHKAEKEWREIKFQNYESVNKYDSDLMRIAYTLNLFGESTTNRDKLTKTRETIHPSDAISLYHASKCTTYFDLLDKLLEIEKKKKTKAENIKQFDEILSIHKLRQEFDLSIPEAGEEQTEWTHVDNELDLFIE